Genomic DNA from Chitinophaga lutea:
GTACGGCGCGGTGGAAATCGGTTACCACTCGTTCCGCAACATTGCCGAGCCCGGCGTATCCCGGCCGTCCAAGTTCATCGTTCTCTGGCGGCACGCTGACAACGAATGGAAAATCACCCGTGTGGTCAGCCTCCATTAACGGCATCGTATCAAAGAGTGCATGTATTTTATCCATTTGCCGTTCTGCTTTTGATTATTCAATCGTGAAAACCTAATTTTCTGCAACCGATTGTAATTGACAGGTTGCGCGGATGATTTTACACGTTATGAAAGCAGCGTATTGCTTCGCGGAAGGGCGCCCGCGGCGTCTTTTAGCGGCATCTTCCACCTTTGGCGATACAAGCAGGCATTCAACCAAACAGACTACACGATGAAACGATTTTTCCTTTGCATGCTCACGGCTTTGTCGCTGCGCGTTGCGGCGGCCGATGTGAACATTACGGCGCACGGCGCGGTAGGCGACGGCCAAACGCTCAACACCGCATCCATTCAAAAAGCGATAGACGCCTGCCACGGCAGCGGCGGCGGGAAGGTGATTTTTCCGAAAGGCACTTTCCTCTCCGGCACCGTTGCGATGAAAGATAATGTGACGCTTCACTTCGAGAAAGGCTCCGTACTGCTGGGCAGTACCGACGTGAATGATTATAAAAACCTGGATCCGTTTACAGACGGCCTCGGCATCGACGTGGGCTGGGCCCTGCTGGTAGCGGTAGACGCCAAAAACATCGGCATCGAAGGCAGGGGGGAGATCGACGGACAGGGCTCCAAACTGAAGGCCGCCCACATTCTGACGGACACGCGCTCCGAATCGCTGCGCTGGGGCCGCCGCCCCTTCCTCGTGCGCATCGTGCGCTGCGAGGGCGTTAAGGTGAACGGCATCACCTTGAAGTTTGCATCCGCCTGGACGTCGCATTACTTCCAGTGTAAAAACGTCGACATCGAAAATGTAAAAATCATCAGCCACGGTGTAGCCCATAACGACGGCATCGACATCGACGGTTGCCAGGAAGTGCGCATCAAAAACTGCGACATCGAAAGCGGTGACGACGCGCTCTGTTTTAAAACCACTTCCAGCAAGATGGCCTGCAAAAATATCGTGGTGACCGGTATGCGCCTGAAAAGCGGGCACGGCGCGATCAAAATGGGCACCGAATCGATGGCGCCGTTTGAAAACATCAAAATCTCCGACTGTTACATCTACGATACGAACAACGGCGGCATCAAACTGCTGACGGTGGACGGGGCGCATCTCCGCAACGTGGACATCTCCAACATCACGATGGTGAATGTAAAAACGCCCATGCTGTTCCGCCTCGGCTCCCGCCTGAGCGTATTCCGGAAAGGGAAAGACACACAGCAACCAACCGGTACGATGGAAAACGTGACGGTGCGCAATGTGAAGGCGCAGGCTTCCGCCAATGCGCAGCTGAAACCTCCCAGCGGAATATTGATCACCGGCGTACCGGGGCATTACATCACCGGCCTCACCCTCGAAAACATAGAGATCGACCTGGCCGGCGGCGGCGATGCCACGCATGCGCGGCAGGTGGTGCCGGAGGCGATCGACAAATACCCTGAGGTAAAAACCTTCGGCCCGCTGGTGCCGGCATACGGCATCTGGGCGCGGCATGTGAAAAACCTGCAACTGCGCAACATTACGTTCAAACTCGCGGCCAACGACCTACGCCCTGCGTTTGTGTGCGAAGACGGGCGGAACGTTTCCCTCAGCAACTGGAACATTCCCGCCACCGACGGCGCGGAAGCGGTGATCAGGCTGGAGAATGTGAGCAAAGCGGTGATCAGCGGCGTGAAGGCGGACGGTAAATTCCAATCGTTCGTGCAGGCGGAAGGCGCGGAGAGCAAAGATGTGAAGCTGCAAAAGAACAAGGCGCCCGGCGCCGTACAGGCATACGTGAAAAAATAGGCCTGCAAGTCTGATAAGGAAAAAGGAACGCTGCGAACGGCGTTCCTTTTTTCTGTTTGGGGCCAAGGCTCGCGTTTTTCCATTATCTTTCCGACATAACTATACCGTATGAATGAAAATCCCATCGACGTTCTGGATGGATTCGAACCGGAAACCGATTATCAATACGCCTCCATGGGGGCAAGGTTTGCCAATTACCTGATCGACTTCGCCGGTTTCTGCGTGCTGCACGCCCTGTTTGTACTGGCTTATTTTTGGTATAGCGGGCAACCCTTTGTGATGCCATATCCTTATTTGTGGCTTGTAGTGCTGCTGCCTACCGGCTGGACCGCCTGGTTCTATTTCTGCGGTTATTGCGCCATGCTGGAGGGCCTCACCAGCGGACGGTCATTGGGAAAGCTGGTGACGGGAACGGTTGCGTTAAAAGAAGACGGTACCGGCATCACCTTTAAAGAAGCCTTGCTGCGCGGCCTTTGCCGGGCAATTCCCTTTGAGCCCCTGAGTGCGCTGGGCGGGTCGCTTTGGCATGATAAATTCACCAGAACGGTGGTGGCAAAAAAATAAGACAGCGGCCCCGGCATGCGCAATGGCCGGAATGGAGCAGCAACGAAAATGAGATAAGCCGGCTTACATTTAACACACCCCTGCTTGCATAATTAATTTTTAAACATTACTTTGGTTCTCTGGCCGGCTGCCGGGGTGCGAACCGGTGTGCCGCAATTCCACGATTCGATTTATCAACCAATTTCCCTCTGGTGCTATGTCTACAGAGAACGCGTTCATGAAAAAACATTCCTCGTATGAGATCCGGTAAAACCAGCGTGAACACTTTATGGCAAAAAGTATGGCAGGAGAACGATCAGCGGGCGTTTGAAGAGTTGTTTCATGGCTGCTACCAGCGGCTGGTGCGGTTTGCGGAGGAATATGTCAACAGCCACGAATCGGCCGAAGAAATCGTATCGGACATTTTTATGAAGCTGTGGGCCGGCCGGGATACTTACCAGGATGTACTGCATATCGAAAAATACCTGTTCACGGCCGTTCGCAACCAGTCGCTGAACTATCTCCGCAAGTTTTCCGGGTACAGGGTAGTGGCCACGGAAGAAGCGGGCCAGCTGAATATCGTATCCAGCCACGATCCGTACAAAGCTTCGGAGTGGAAGGAGCTTCTCGCCCGCCTCGACGCCGCCGTGGAAATGCTGCCGCCGCGCCGCCGCAAAATATTCCGACTCATTCGCGAAGAAGGGTTCAAACCCAAAGAGGTGGCCGAAATCATGAATCTTTCCCACCGCACCGTAGAAACCCAGTTGTTCAATGCGGTCAAAACACTGCACGCAGAATTACAACCTTACCTGACGGCCCGCCGCAAATCGGCACCGGCCGGGGGAGTGGACGCGGCGCTGGTATTGACGTTGCTGCTCTCCGCGCAGGGCTAAAGTTATTCATCGTATCAAGGGTCTGTCCGTTTATCCCGCTTTTCCCGGTTGTTGTTATCCGCTTGCAGACCGTTCCGCGAATCTTCTTTCCGGGATAGCTATTCCTGTGGCTTACACGCGGTCTTGTGCTGACGGACGGTCAGGATGATGACTTAGACCGGTGTTCCTGCATTGGGTCATGCTTCCCGATCGCGGCCCGCTGGTTAAGTAAATTCCCTTCGAAGCGTCTGTTTTCCCAGGAAACGCTACCCCCCAAAAACTTTTTTTTCAACCCGATACGTAACCCCGCTTTTTTATGTGTCTTATATAGCAGCAGGCAAATTGCTGCGCTTATGGAAACGGACAAAGAAAGGTATTTATGGCTGGCGTCGAGGATGCTCTCCGGTGAAATAAACCCGGAAGAACAGCGGGAGCTGGATGCGCTCATCCGTGCCCACCCGGAACTGCGCAAGGAAAACGAGCTGTTGCAGGCCTACTGGGACCATAACAGGGAGCAGAACGACCGCAACGGCACGCAGGCAGCATTCGAACGGCTCACGGCGCAGATGCAGGCAACGGATCCGCAACTCTGGCCGGAGCGGCCATCGCCTCCCGCCACCCGTTGGTACATGCTGCTGGCGCGCATGGCCGCGGCGATATTTTTTTTGGTGGGCACCTATTACCTGCTCGACAGGGCCGGTGTGCTCCCGGGTAAGGAAGACGGCATCCGCGCGGAATACAATATCCGCGGCACCCGCTCCCATATCAAACTGGCAGACGGCACCTCGGTGTGGCTGAACGCGGACAGCGAACTGAAATACCCCCTGCGCTTCAAAGGCGGCACCCGTGAAGTTCACCTGAAAGGAGAAGCCTTTTTCGACGTAGCGCCCGACGCTTCGAAACCATTTATCGTACATACGGAAACCATGCATATTAACGTGCTGGGCACCAGCTTTAACGTCAAAGCTTATCCCGGCGACCATGTGAGCGAAGCCACCCTCATCAGCGGGGTGGTGGAAGTACAGCTGAAAAATCAGGCGGATAAACGGATCCGCCTGAAACCGGCGGAAAAACTGGTAGTGCCTAACGGCAAAGATTCCCTGCCCGAGCCCGCCGCCGGCCAGCCCATCATCAGCAAAGCCACGTATTTTTCAAAAGAAGACAGCGCGATCATCGAAACAGCCTGGATAGATAACAAACTCATATTCCACGACGAATCATTCACCAGCCTGGCCACCCGTATGGAACGCTGGTACAATGTCACTATCCGCTTCGAGAATGCGGCCATCGGACATTTGCGCTTTTCCGGGATGTTCAGGAACGAATCGGTGATGCAGGCGCTGGAAGCGCTGCAGCTCACGGAAAAATTTCATTACAGGCAGGCAGACGATGCTATCGTGATTTATTAAGCAGTCACCAAAATCAGATAACGCTTGAAGTAAACAGCAACAAAAAACGGGAAATGTTGCAGCATTCCCCGTCATTAGTTTCCAATGGGTACAGTCTCTGTAGTGGGATGGCTGTGCCCGATTCTTAACAACTAATTCTACGTAAGTTATGAAAAAAAAGCATTTAGCGCATGCTTACAGTCCGCCGCGTGCGCTAATAAAGGCCATCGTGATTATGAAACTAACCTTTTTCTTACTGCTCCTGTCTTTTCTGCATGTATCAGCGGCGGTCCGGTCGCAGGATAAGGTGTCGCTCGACCTGCAGTCCGCCGACCTGCGGAAGGTGCTGCTGATGATCGAAGCGCAAACGAAATACCACTTTATCTTCAGCGAACGGAAAGTGCGCATCGATAAAAAAATAGACCTCTCCGTAAAAGACGAGTCGGTGTTCAAAGTGCTGGAAACCGTGCTGCCGATGGCCAACCTGGAATACCGGCTGCTGGAAGGCAACCTCATCGCCATCACCGCCAAAGAAGAAAAGGAGGTGACGGTCAGGAAAGACGTGCGCGGTACGGTTACCGATACCACGGGCTCACCGCTGCCGGGCGTCACCATCGCCGTGAAGGAAGCGCCGAGCATAGGCACCACTACCGATCTCAGCGGCAAGTACGTGCTCGACCTACCGGCCAACGCCACCACCCTCATCTACAGCATGATCGGGTACGATAAACAGGAAATACCGGTGAACGGCCGCGACGTGATCAACGTGCAGCTGGCCGTGGCCTCCAACCAGCTGGAAGAAACGGTGATCGTGGGCTTCGGCAAACAGAAGAAAAAAGAAGTGGTGGGCGCGGTGACCACCATCAACCCCAAAGAACTGAAAGTTCCTTCCAGCAACCTGACCACGGCACTGGCGGGCAGGCTGGCGGGCGTAATCGCCTATCAGCGGAGCGGTGAGCCGGGCGCGGATAATGCGGACTTCTTCATCCGCGGCGTCACCACTTTCGGATACAAAAAAGATCCCCTCATCCTCATCGACGGCATCGAAGTGAGCACCACGGAACTGTCGCGCATGCAGGTAGACGATATCGCAAGTTTCTCCATCCTCAAGGACGCAACCTCCACCGCGCTGTACGGCGCGCGCGGCGCCAACGGCGTGATCCTCATCACCACCAAGGAAGGGGTGGAAGGCAAAGCCCGCGTGTCGGTCCGCCTGGAAAATTCCATGTCGGCCCCCACCAAAAACGTGGAACTCGCCGACCCGGTGACGTATATGCGGCTGGGCAACGAAGCGGTGCTCACGCGCGACCCGCTGGGCGTGCTGCCTTACCCCGAATCGAAAATCGACAACACCGTCGCCGGCACCAATCCGTACGCCTATCCGGCTACCGACTGGCGCAGAGAGCTGTTCAAGGACTATACGATGAACCAGCGCGTGAACTTCAACGTGAGCGGCGGCGGCAAGGTGGCGCGGTATTACCTGGCGGCCACCATGAACCAGGATAACGGGATGCTGAAAGTGGACAAGCGCAACAACTTCAACAACAACATCAAGCTCAAGACCTACTCCATGCGCTCCAACGTCAACATCAACCTGACGAAAACCACGGAAGTAGGCATCCGCCTGTCGGGCACCTTCGATGATTACAACGGCCCGGTGAGCAGCGGCACGGAGATGTATAAAAAAGTGATACAGTCCAACCCCGTGCTGTTTCCCGCCTATTACCCGGTGGATGACGAACACGCTTATGTCAAACACATCATGTTCGGCAACTACGGCGACGGCAACTACATCAACCCTTACGCCGAAATGGTGAAAGGATACAAGGAATACAACCGTTCCGTGGTGCTGGCGCAGTTCGAACTGAAGCAGAACCTTTCCTTCATCACCGAAGGCCTCAACCTGCATGCACTGTTCAACACCACCCGGAAATCCTATTACGACATCAACCGTTTTTACAATCCTTTCTGGTACCAGCTGGGGAGCTACGACAAGTATACCGATCAGTATACCCTCAGCATGCTGAACCCCAATTCAGGCACGGAATACCTGAACTATGGGGAAGGGCCGAAGGAGGTGAATTCCACCACGTATATCCAGGCCACGGCCAACTACAGCCGCACGTTCAACGACCGGCACAATGTGAGCGCCATGGTGGTGTTCCTGATGAACAACCAGGTGAACGCCAACGCCGGCTCTTTGCAGCTCTCGCTGCCGCATCGCAACATCGGTGTATCGGGCAGGTTGACCTACGCATACGACAACCGGTATTTCCTCGAATATGACTTCGGGTACAACGGTACGGAAAGGTTCTACGCGGACAAACGATTCGGTTTCTTCCCGTCGGTAGGCGGCGCCTGGCTCGTATCCAACGAGCCCTGGTTCAAACCGCTCCAGGATGTGGTGACCACCCTGAAGCTCCGCGGTACATACGGCCTGGTGGGCAACGATGCGATCGGCGACCCGAAAACGCGTTTCCTTTACCTGGCTGATGTGAACATGAAAGACCCTGTTCGTGGAATTGCCTTCGGCACCGATTATGCGTACTATCGCGACGGCATCTTCATCCATCGCTACGGCAATAACGACATCACCTGGGAAACCGCCGCGAAAACCAACTGGGGCGTGGAGCTCAGCCTGTTCAATAAGATCAATATCCTGCTCGATATCTACAAGGAAAGGCGAAAGAACATCCTGATGAAACGCGCTTACATCCCCGTTACCATGGGGCTGCTGAGCAATGCTGACATCCAGGCCAACCTCGGTGAGGCGACGGGGAAGGGTTTCGACCTGTCGGTCGACTACAACCACAGCTTCAACCGCAACTGGTGGATACAGGCGCGCGGCAACTTCACCTATGCCACGAGCTCGTTTGACGTGTACGAGGAGCCGGACTACACCGAAAAATACCTCTCGCGCGTAGGTTACCCGCTGAGCAAGCAGTGGGGCTTCATCGCCGAGCGTTTGTTCGCGGATGATGCGGAAGTGGCCAATTCGCCGCTGCAATCGTTCGGGGAATACCGTGCCGGCGACATCAAATACCGCGATGTGAACGGCGACGGGCAGATCACCAACCGCGACAAAGTGCCCATCGGTTACCCCACTACGCCGGAAATCGTTTACGGCTTCGGGTTCTCCATCGGGTATAAGAATTTCGACCTCTCCGCTTTCTTCCAGGGCCTGGCCCGGGAATCGTTCTGGATCGATGCAGACTCCACCGCGCCGTTCGTGAACAACAGGGCGTTGATGGGAGCGTATGCAGACAGCCACTGGTCTGAAGACAACCGGAACCTCTACGCCACCTGGCCGCGTCTCAGCACCCGGCCCATCAGCAACAACTCGCAGACCAGCACCTGGTTCATGCGCAACGGCGCCTTTATCCGCCTGAAAACGCTGGAGCTGGGTTACACGCTGCCAGCAGCGCTCACCCGCCGGATCAAAGTGGAAAAAACGCGCTTTTACCTCAGCGGCGTCAACCTGCTGCTGCTGAGCCGGTTCAAGTTGTGGGACGTGGAAATGGGAGGCAACGGATTGGGATATCCCGTACAGCGGGTGATTAACATGGGCGCACAATTGTCGTTCTGATCATGCATTTAAAAGAGACTGTTATGAAACATATCAAAATATGGCTGGCAGCGTTACTGGGACCGTTCCTGTTTTCCTGCCATTACCTCGATATCGTGCCGGACAACATCGCCACCATCGATAATGTTTTCCGCATGCGCAATACCGCCGAACAATACCTGTTCACGATTTACAGCTATCAGCCGAAATATACCGATGCCTACAACTATCCCACTTTTCTGGGCGGGGATGAATTGTGGGCGAATGAATTTACCGTGAACCTGGTGAAGCCCGCCTGGCAGATCGCCAAAGGTTTCCAGAATGTGGTGGAGCCGTACTCCAATTACTGGGGCGGCGCCAACGGCGGCCGCGGCATGTTCGTCGCCATCCGCGACTGCAATACTTTCCTCGACAACATCGGGAAGGTGCCGGATATGGACGATTATGAAAAAGTGCGCTGGGCGGCTGAAGCCAAATTCCTGAAGGCGTTTTATCATTTTTACCTGTTCAGGATGTACGGCCCCATTCCCCTTATCCGCAAAAACCTCCCCATTACCAGCACCACTGCGGAAGTGAAAGTGAAACAGGAGCCCGTGGATACCTGCGTGGCGTATATCGCCCAGCTGCTGGACGAAGCGGCGGCCGACCTGCCGGACCGTATCACGGCCGAAGCGACGGAGATGGGCCGCGTGACGAAGTCCGTTGCCCTGGCCGTGAAGGCGCAGCTGCTGGTAACCGCCGCCAGCCCGCTGTTCAACGGCAACGGCGATTATGCTACCTATACCGGCAAAGGCGGCGTCAAACTGTTCAACAGCACGTACGAGCCCGCCAAATGGACGGTGGCGGCGGAAGCCTGCAAGGCCGCTATTGAAGAAGCGGAGAGAGGCGGGCACCGGCTGTACTATTTTAATCCTGCTTTTTTACCTTTCCCCGCTTCGCCCGAAACCATCACGGAAATGAGCATACGCAATGCCGTGTGCGAGAAGTGGAATCCCGAAGTGATCTGGACCAGTACCGGCAACCGCGCCACCACGCTGCAGCTGGAGAGTTTGCCCCGCCTGTATTCCAGCGACAAACAAAGCACCACGCTGGCCTCTTTCGGGGTGCCGCTGAAAGTGGTGGAACAATATTATACCCGTAACGGCGTACCGATTTCGGAAGACAAAACCTGGAACTACAACGCCCGTTACGCCACGCGCACCGCCACCACGGCAGATGCGCTCCGGCTGAAACCGAACTATGTAACGGCCAACCTCAACTTCAACCGCGAGACCCGTTATTACGCCGGTTTGGGTTTCGACGGCAGCCGCTGGTTCGGGCAGGGCCGTTTTAACGATGCCGATAACGTGTACGTGGAAGCGAAGCTCGGGCAGATCGCCAACAACCACGCCTGGGCCTTTTCCATCACCGGTTACTGGCCGAAGAAACTCGTGAACCCGCAGACGGTGTCGTCCGCTACGGAGATCACCGTGCAGAATTATCCCTGGCCGCTGATGCGCCTGGCCGACCTGTACCTGCTGTACGCCGAAGCGCTCAACGAATCGCAGGGGCCCGGCGTGGAAACGTTCAAATGGATCGACCTGGTGAGGGCGCGTGCGGGGCTGAAAGGCGTAGCCGAATCCTGGGCGCAGTTTTCCATCAACGCCGGCGCGCCGAATACGAAAGAAGGCCTGCGCAAGATCATTCACCAGGAACGCCTGATAGAGCTGGCTTTCGAAGGCTCCCGCTTCTGGGACCTCCGCCGCTGGAAAGAAGCGGAACGTGTGATGAACGAGCCGATCACCGGCTGGAACTACTTCGGTAAAACCGCGGATGCTTATTACCAGGTGAAATACCTCTACACGCAGACTTTCCGGAAACGCGATTACCTGTGGCCGGTGAAGGAAGAAGACCTGATTGAAAACAACCAGCTGGTACAGAGCCCGGGCTGGTGATCATCTTTTACCTGACCAATTAACGAAACAACAATGCGCAAATATTCATTCATCATACTTGGTATTTTCTTACTGGCCATGGGCTGTAAGGAAGAAAAACTGGAGCCGCTCACCAAAGGCGGGAAAGCACCCGGCACGGTTTCCAATGTGACCGTGGAAAACCTGCGGGGCAGGGTGGTGCTGCGGTACGATATCCCCAATGATCCGGAACTGCTCTACGTGAAAGCGGTATATGAAACAAGGCCGGGCAACAAAATGGAAGTGATCTCCACCTTTTACAACAACACCATGACGCTCGAAGGCTTCGGCAACACCGACGAGCGCGAAGTGAAACTGTATTCCGTGAGCAAATCGGAAGCGGCCTCGGCCGCGGTACCCGTGAAGGTGAAACCCCTCACGCCCCCCGTGGAAGCGGCGTTCAACTCGCTCGATTTTAATGCGGACTTCGGCGGCATTTCGGTGACCTTCAAAAATGAAGACTCCGCCAACATCGTGATCGGGGTACTGACGCGCGACCAGCAGGACGCGCCGGTTCCGGCCGACATGTATTACACCGCGCAGAAACAGGGCGAGTTTTCGGTGAGGGGCTTCGATGCCAAGGAACGCTGGTTCGGACTATATGTGCGCGACCG
This window encodes:
- a CDS encoding glycoside hydrolase family 28 protein, translated to MKRFFLCMLTALSLRVAAADVNITAHGAVGDGQTLNTASIQKAIDACHGSGGGKVIFPKGTFLSGTVAMKDNVTLHFEKGSVLLGSTDVNDYKNLDPFTDGLGIDVGWALLVAVDAKNIGIEGRGEIDGQGSKLKAAHILTDTRSESLRWGRRPFLVRIVRCEGVKVNGITLKFASAWTSHYFQCKNVDIENVKIISHGVAHNDGIDIDGCQEVRIKNCDIESGDDALCFKTTSSKMACKNIVVTGMRLKSGHGAIKMGTESMAPFENIKISDCYIYDTNNGGIKLLTVDGAHLRNVDISNITMVNVKTPMLFRLGSRLSVFRKGKDTQQPTGTMENVTVRNVKAQASANAQLKPPSGILITGVPGHYITGLTLENIEIDLAGGGDATHARQVVPEAIDKYPEVKTFGPLVPAYGIWARHVKNLQLRNITFKLAANDLRPAFVCEDGRNVSLSNWNIPATDGAEAVIRLENVSKAVISGVKADGKFQSFVQAEGAESKDVKLQKNKAPGAVQAYVKK
- a CDS encoding RDD family protein, which translates into the protein MNENPIDVLDGFEPETDYQYASMGARFANYLIDFAGFCVLHALFVLAYFWYSGQPFVMPYPYLWLVVLLPTGWTAWFYFCGYCAMLEGLTSGRSLGKLVTGTVALKEDGTGITFKEALLRGLCRAIPFEPLSALGGSLWHDKFTRTVVAKK
- a CDS encoding RNA polymerase sigma-70 factor — protein: MRSGKTSVNTLWQKVWQENDQRAFEELFHGCYQRLVRFAEEYVNSHESAEEIVSDIFMKLWAGRDTYQDVLHIEKYLFTAVRNQSLNYLRKFSGYRVVATEEAGQLNIVSSHDPYKASEWKELLARLDAAVEMLPPRRRKIFRLIREEGFKPKEVAEIMNLSHRTVETQLFNAVKTLHAELQPYLTARRKSAPAGGVDAALVLTLLLSAQG
- a CDS encoding FecR family protein, whose product is METDKERYLWLASRMLSGEINPEEQRELDALIRAHPELRKENELLQAYWDHNREQNDRNGTQAAFERLTAQMQATDPQLWPERPSPPATRWYMLLARMAAAIFFLVGTYYLLDRAGVLPGKEDGIRAEYNIRGTRSHIKLADGTSVWLNADSELKYPLRFKGGTREVHLKGEAFFDVAPDASKPFIVHTETMHINVLGTSFNVKAYPGDHVSEATLISGVVEVQLKNQADKRIRLKPAEKLVVPNGKDSLPEPAAGQPIISKATYFSKEDSAIIETAWIDNKLIFHDESFTSLATRMERWYNVTIRFENAAIGHLRFSGMFRNESVMQALEALQLTEKFHYRQADDAIVIY
- a CDS encoding TonB-dependent receptor, encoding MKLTFFLLLLSFLHVSAAVRSQDKVSLDLQSADLRKVLLMIEAQTKYHFIFSERKVRIDKKIDLSVKDESVFKVLETVLPMANLEYRLLEGNLIAITAKEEKEVTVRKDVRGTVTDTTGSPLPGVTIAVKEAPSIGTTTDLSGKYVLDLPANATTLIYSMIGYDKQEIPVNGRDVINVQLAVASNQLEETVIVGFGKQKKKEVVGAVTTINPKELKVPSSNLTTALAGRLAGVIAYQRSGEPGADNADFFIRGVTTFGYKKDPLILIDGIEVSTTELSRMQVDDIASFSILKDATSTALYGARGANGVILITTKEGVEGKARVSVRLENSMSAPTKNVELADPVTYMRLGNEAVLTRDPLGVLPYPESKIDNTVAGTNPYAYPATDWRRELFKDYTMNQRVNFNVSGGGKVARYYLAATMNQDNGMLKVDKRNNFNNNIKLKTYSMRSNVNINLTKTTEVGIRLSGTFDDYNGPVSSGTEMYKKVIQSNPVLFPAYYPVDDEHAYVKHIMFGNYGDGNYINPYAEMVKGYKEYNRSVVLAQFELKQNLSFITEGLNLHALFNTTRKSYYDINRFYNPFWYQLGSYDKYTDQYTLSMLNPNSGTEYLNYGEGPKEVNSTTYIQATANYSRTFNDRHNVSAMVVFLMNNQVNANAGSLQLSLPHRNIGVSGRLTYAYDNRYFLEYDFGYNGTERFYADKRFGFFPSVGGAWLVSNEPWFKPLQDVVTTLKLRGTYGLVGNDAIGDPKTRFLYLADVNMKDPVRGIAFGTDYAYYRDGIFIHRYGNNDITWETAAKTNWGVELSLFNKINILLDIYKERRKNILMKRAYIPVTMGLLSNADIQANLGEATGKGFDLSVDYNHSFNRNWWIQARGNFTYATSSFDVYEEPDYTEKYLSRVGYPLSKQWGFIAERLFADDAEVANSPLQSFGEYRAGDIKYRDVNGDGQITNRDKVPIGYPTTPEIVYGFGFSIGYKNFDLSAFFQGLARESFWIDADSTAPFVNNRALMGAYADSHWSEDNRNLYATWPRLSTRPISNNSQTSTWFMRNGAFIRLKTLELGYTLPAALTRRIKVEKTRFYLSGVNLLLLSRFKLWDVEMGGNGLGYPVQRVINMGAQLSF
- a CDS encoding RagB/SusD family nutrient uptake outer membrane protein, with protein sequence MKHIKIWLAALLGPFLFSCHYLDIVPDNIATIDNVFRMRNTAEQYLFTIYSYQPKYTDAYNYPTFLGGDELWANEFTVNLVKPAWQIAKGFQNVVEPYSNYWGGANGGRGMFVAIRDCNTFLDNIGKVPDMDDYEKVRWAAEAKFLKAFYHFYLFRMYGPIPLIRKNLPITSTTAEVKVKQEPVDTCVAYIAQLLDEAAADLPDRITAEATEMGRVTKSVALAVKAQLLVTAASPLFNGNGDYATYTGKGGVKLFNSTYEPAKWTVAAEACKAAIEEAERGGHRLYYFNPAFLPFPASPETITEMSIRNAVCEKWNPEVIWTSTGNRATTLQLESLPRLYSSDKQSTTLASFGVPLKVVEQYYTRNGVPISEDKTWNYNARYATRTATTADALRLKPNYVTANLNFNRETRYYAGLGFDGSRWFGQGRFNDADNVYVEAKLGQIANNHAWAFSITGYWPKKLVNPQTVSSATEITVQNYPWPLMRLADLYLLYAEALNESQGPGVETFKWIDLVRARAGLKGVAESWAQFSINAGAPNTKEGLRKIIHQERLIELAFEGSRFWDLRRWKEAERVMNEPITGWNYFGKTADAYYQVKYLYTQTFRKRDYLWPVKEEDLIENNQLVQSPGW
- a CDS encoding DUF5000 domain-containing lipoprotein, whose amino-acid sequence is MRKYSFIILGIFLLAMGCKEEKLEPLTKGGKAPGTVSNVTVENLRGRVVLRYDIPNDPELLYVKAVYETRPGNKMEVISTFYNNTMTLEGFGNTDEREVKLYSVSKSEAASAAVPVKVKPLTPPVEAAFNSLDFNADFGGISVTFKNEDSANIVIGVLTRDQQDAPVPADMYYTAQKQGEFSVRGFDAKERWFGLYVRDRWLNYSDTLWKKVTPLFEQQLDKKLFKTMKLPTDATTVAAGALHNLWNNKITGGQGSSDTWFRTVNGSGMPHQVTFDLGVTARLSRFIEIPRGAVDEQSLLYSAGDPQLYEIWGATSPAPDGSYTGWTKLADCEVVKVSGLSIGVNSNEDVARAQAGHQFKIPAGAPPVRYLRIRMLQTFGNADYCWMAEMSFFGEIQ